A DNA window from Verrucomicrobiota bacterium contains the following coding sequences:
- a CDS encoding DUF4412 domain-containing protein produces the protein MARTIQRLLSLIALVAVVFAAAAAVADVTITMENEMTTQAGTQTTTVVQYYTPTKMRNDFGEANVMIVDLDEKRMVTLIVASKMFLVQTFDALQEQAALIRMAEPKITIEETDEQAEINGYTCHKVVVRTQQGGDETVTENWVAKDVKGIDDVEAFLKSMYEAFEDIPQQRASMDAGRQLAEKGLFPIRTVVKMGGPNGAMTATMTVTKIEEGDLDEELFEIPDDYTEMSMGGFGVE, from the coding sequence ATGGCTCGGACAATCCAGAGGCTACTGTCCCTGATCGCGCTCGTCGCCGTGGTGTTCGCGGCTGCCGCCGCGGTTGCCGACGTGACGATCACGATGGAAAACGAGATGACCACCCAGGCGGGCACGCAAACCACAACGGTGGTCCAGTACTACACGCCCACGAAGATGCGCAACGACTTCGGTGAGGCGAACGTGATGATCGTCGACCTGGACGAGAAACGGATGGTCACCCTCATCGTCGCCTCGAAGATGTTCCTTGTCCAGACCTTTGACGCGCTCCAAGAGCAAGCGGCGCTGATCCGGATGGCCGAGCCGAAGATCACGATCGAGGAGACCGACGAGCAAGCGGAGATCAACGGCTACACGTGCCACAAGGTCGTTGTTCGCACACAGCAGGGCGGCGACGAGACGGTCACCGAGAACTGGGTGGCCAAGGACGTCAAGGGGATTGACGACGTGGAGGCGTTTCTCAAGAGCATGTACGAGGCGTTCGAGGACATCCCCCAGCAGCGGGCGAGCATGGATGCCGGCCGGCAGCTTGCCGAGAAAGGCCTTTTCCCGATTAGGACCGTGGTCAAGATGGGTGGCCCCAACGGTGCGATGACGGCTACGATGACGGTCACCAAGATCGAAGAGGGCGACCTGGATGAGGAGCTCTTCGAGATCCCGGACGACTACACGGAGATGTCGATGGGCGGCTTCGGCGTCGAGTAG